CAGCTTTGGCAGGGACAACTATTTTACACCCCTGCGTCGGCTGGAAAAAATTCCTCTGTTTGGAAAAAAATTGTCCGAAACAAGACTATACTACACCCCTTCATCTTTTGACGTGACAGCAAAGGTGAGCGAAACACTGAATGAGTCCACTCCGCGAGTGGGAGATCCAAAAACTGTATACAATTTGGGTCTTGACCGTAATTTTCGTCTTGGTTACAAAATTCTGGAAAATCTCACTACCAATTACACCAAGGCCATCAAAAGTGATATGGATCATTTCAGAAACCGCTATCTTGAAGCCGTCAAAGAGATGAAACCCGGTACAGTTACGGATATCAATGAGAGTACAACAACCACTTTTACGCCGACTCTGGCGGGCTGGCTAAGGCCGAACATTAGCTACACTTCAAACTATCGCTGGGCCAAGCCGCTGGAGAGTACCCAGGAGGGAGCCACAATCACTTCTCAGGGTCGCTTTTCCACATCGCTCAGCCTGACACCGAAGACTTTAGTAGAGGTTTTTTACAAACCGACATCCTCTGCCCGAAGCGGAGGTGGTGGTGGAAGAAGAAGGGGCCGGTCCAGAACACAGCAAGATCAGCCGGAAGAAAAAAAAGAGAAAAAGCCCATGAACCCTCAGATAGAAAAAGCGTTGAAACTTCTGCACAAAGGTGCAAGCAAGATTAACCCAATAAGTATCACATATACCCAGAATCGAATTGAAAATGCTTTCGGCGTTTTGGGTGCTGCAGAAATACCTTACCGTCTCGGGCTCATTACAGAGCACGGTCTCGATCACAGTGAAGAGGTGGGTGTCAACACGGGTTCAAGGCAGTGGCAGAGGGATTTTTCTGTTCGGTCAGGTTTGGCACTGACGCGGCAGATTACAACCTCATTTAACTTTGCAAAAAACAAGGCGTGGGGTATTGACGGTAACCAGGTGCGAACTGAAACCCAAACGAGAGACTTTTTACCCATGGGCATTATGGGTAATGAAGGAATGCCCTTGGCGGGGTGGAACGTTCGCTTGACCGGTGTGGAGAAATGGCCGCTCATCAAAAAAGTTGCCAGATCAGCTTCTCTGGAGCACGCTTTTAGCGGGAAGGAGTCACGGGCCTGGCAGAACAATGACCTTCAAACATCAAAATATACCTCATCTTTTTCGCCGCTGGTGGGTTTATCCATGTCATCCAAGAGAGGGATGACAGTTTCAAGTCGTTACTCTGTTGTCAGAACGATGGATAACCGGTTTGGCGGGATAAACAGCACCCGAGTGAAGGCAGACAACACATGGACTGCCAGCACCAATTACGCCTATAGAGGAGGGCTCAATATACCGTTACCATTTTTCCGTGATTTTAACTTCAAGAATACAATTAACTTCACGCTCACGTTTGACTTCTCTCAATCCACCACCATGGAACGTAACGACCTGAAGTATGATTTATCTACAACAGACCAACGTGAATCGTGGAAGATTTCTCCTCGAGTCACATACACGTTCGGAAAGAATGTGACGGGCGGCATTTGGTATGAGTACAGGGAAAGTCACTCCAAGATTATGGGGCGAAAAGTGGACAGAGATTTTGGCTTTGATGTGAACGTTCCTATTAGAGGATAATGAAAAGTTATATTACAACCGGACTTCTCTTTTCAACACTGATTTTTGGTCGGGAGATACCGAATTTTAATGGTGAGCGTGCCTATGGTTATCTAAAAGCACAATGTGATTTCGGTCCCAGAGTTCCCGGCACGCCTGAGCACCGGAATGGGCTTGGCCACATTATTAAAACGGTTACACCACTTGCTGATACATTGATCCAGCAATCCTTTTCTTACTCGGATGTTTATTCCGGGAAATTGTTGATGCTCACCAATGTACTTGCCCGTTTTAGACCAGAGGCAAAAAACCGTATCTGGATCGCTGCTCATTGGGATTCCCGACCCTGGGCCGATCAGGACAGAAATCCTAAGAACCGGTTAAAACCCGTTTTGGGTGCCAATGATGGTGCCAGTGGTGTTGCCGTACTCATGGAATTGGCTCATCACCTTTCAAAACAATCACCGAATATTGGTGTCGATCTGGTTTTCCTGGATGGCGAAGATATGGGAAAGTCCGGAGATTTAGCCCATTTTTTCAATGGCTCCCGCTACCTGGCTAAAAATATCCCATCGCCTGCACCTGAATACTGTATTCTTATCGATATGGTGGGAGACAGAGAGCTTCAGCTTCCGGTAGAGGGCAACTCCTGGGAGCAGGCACCGGAGCTGGTGGATCAGCTGTGGACGGAAGCGGAGGAACTTGGTCTACAGGAATTCAGTCGGGATGTTGACTATTTTATTGAGGATGACCACGTGGTTCTTTACCAGGTGGGAGGTATCCCTTCTGTGGATATTATTGATTTTCGATACGGTTCTGGATCGTTTAATTACTGGCACACCGTTGAGGATACACCTGACAAGTGCAGCCCCGCCAGTCTTGCCACAGTGGGGACCCTACTTCTTCATCACATCTATGGTAGGAAATAATTGAAAGACTCTGGAGACACCTCTATATTACCCAGTTTATGAAATTGATGGACAAAAAGGTAGTTCTCTTCTTCATGCTCTGGTGGCTCTCGTGTACCTCACCGATGCAGGTGCCGGACCAGACGGACCCTATAGAACGCATCGATTTTTCCTATTTACAGGAAGAAGGAAAAATATATTTGGGTGCCCTGGTAAAGGACCCTTTTAACGGCGCAAATATCAGGTATGTGACCGCGGCTTGGCACGGTACAAAGAATTTTTCCGCCGGACCGCCGGACTCAATCATCCTTGGCGATACGGGGGATAAGGGAGATATCCTGAAAGGGGACAACCTCTATGCTATCAGTAAAAACACCGCCTCCTTTGCGTTAAACCCCATCTCATTTTCTGACACTGGAGAGGTTTATCTCAAGATGATTGCCCATTATGAAGAAGGGGAAAGTCACATCGACTCCGCTTCTTACAGCCTTGGCAATATTTTGCCCCGTTTTGTCACGATTGACGCTCCGGATACACTCACCCTGCCAGACTCGGGTTTTGCCCAGTTAATTACAGTCCAGGCTCAGGCGGAAGATGCTAACGGCCTTGATGACATTCACTGGGTGGGATTTACTTCTAAAAGGCTTTCAGACGGGGTCATGCTCAACCAGGGCAATTACATTTTTATGGTGGACACAGGGGATTCTACTTATGGTGATGTCACTATAGGTGACGGAATATTTACAGCCTTGGTATCATTCCCTTACAATGCATCTACGGGCCAGCTTGAATGGCGGTTTCGTGTCCAGGATTTAAGCGGCGGGTTCAGTGATTCGTCCAAGGTCGTGTTGGTGAAAAAATGATTCGTAATGCTTTCTCAATTTCTTTTTTATTGGGATCACTCTGTGCCCAGGTGGTACCGGGGACATTCTTGGCTCGTGCCGATGAAGACACCACATTAAAGGGGCTCCAGAGTAATGTAGTTGTAGAAATTCGTGCCCAGGGTGACAGTTTAATCTGGTTGGGAACCGGAAAGGGACTCTCTGTTCAGAGAGATTCCCTGATCAGCTCCAATTCTACGAGGACTTTTCAAACCTCTAAAGAAATAGTAGCGGGTGAGACAGGGGGCGTCCTGCCAGAGGGTGGCATTTCTGGTGTGGGTGTTGCTGGTAAAGATACTTTACTGGTATCTGTTGCTACCACCATTGATGAGGAAACAGCCGGTGGCGGACTAGCCCTAACCGTTAATTCCAGCAGTTCCGGGGCCGTCTCGTGGTACTACTTTGATCAGCCCAAGGATGGCGAAGGCGACAGCACCATCAGCTGGGGAGGGAAATCAATGTCAGCCTTGCCTGTCACNNNNNNNNNNNNNNNNNNNNNNNNNNNNNNNNNNNNNNNNNNNNNNNNNNNNNNNNNNNNNNNNNNNNNNNNNNNNNNNNNNNNNNNNNNNNNNNNNNNNAAGGCGACAGCACCATCAGCTGGGGAGGGAAATCAATGTCAGCCTTGCCTGTCACCGTTCCCCAAAGCAATGTGACTTATGACATAGCCATCGGTGACAGGTATTACTGGATTGCGAGCTGGGCAGGGGGTCTTCGGCGGCTCAATCGGAGTGACATTACGGGGGGTTGGAAGCGTGTTCCTCTGTCGGATGACAACAGGACCGATTTTCTTTGCGGTCAGCAGTATGACGGTTACCAGCTCAATCCCCGTGATCCCCCTCAAGGGAGCCATAACCACAAGGCATTTTCAGTCATTAGTTATGGAGACACCGTCTGGGTGGGAACTGCCAATGGTATAAACCGAGGTATTATGGACGCTTCTGGATGTGTAGACTGGAAGCACTACTCATTTCCTGTATCCTCAATGTCTGGAAACTGGGTTATCGCTATTGAGAAACAGGAATGGAAAGGCCTGCGCACAATCTGGGCCGTGACCCGGGCGGCCGATCAGGCTGGTGAAGAGAATGGGATCAGTTTTACCCAGAATGACGGTGAAACATGGCAAACGGTCTCTCTTTTGAAGGGAGAATATGGTTATAACATTTTCGCCGTAGACAGCCTGGTTTATATTGCTACACGTAACGGTCTCTGGCGCACCCAGGACGGTCAAAGTTTTGCCCTTTACAGACCGGCTATAGACAAGGCGCGAAGTGATGAGATTATTGATAACGATGTCTACGCTGTTTTGCATGACAAACGTCCCTTTTATGATGATGCTTTATGGATTGGGACCGGGGACGGTCTGGCACGGTCACATACACCCAGTTCCAATGAATCTATCTGGCAGATCTACAGGTCCAATGTTTCCTCCAACACACCTTATGCTTATCCCAATCCCTTCTCACCATCTCTCCACAACCAGCTGGATGGTGATGGTCATGTGAGGTTTTATTACAAGGCGAAAAAATCAAACCTTATCAAACTGACCGTTCTCAGCTTTGCCATGGAAGAGGTGCGAACTATCAATCTCGAGCGTGGTGAGGGACAAGGAGCCCTCAAGTGGGACGGCAGGGATGAAGCGGGGAATCTGGTGGCTAATGGCACATATTTTTGTAATCTGTTCTACGATAATGCTTCCCACTGGGTGAAGCTGGTGTTGGTGAAATGAAGGGACGTTTAACAGTTGCCCTTTTTATACTATTGCTTCA
The Candidatus Neomarinimicrobiota bacterium DNA segment above includes these coding regions:
- a CDS encoding M28 family peptidase encodes the protein MKSYITTGLLFSTLIFGREIPNFNGERAYGYLKAQCDFGPRVPGTPEHRNGLGHIIKTVTPLADTLIQQSFSYSDVYSGKLLMLTNVLARFRPEAKNRIWIAAHWDSRPWADQDRNPKNRLKPVLGANDGASGVAVLMELAHHLSKQSPNIGVDLVFLDGEDMGKSGDLAHFFNGSRYLAKNIPSPAPEYCILIDMVGDRELQLPVEGNSWEQAPELVDQLWTEAEELGLQEFSRDVDYFIEDDHVVLYQVGGIPSVDIIDFRYGSGSFNYWHTVEDTPDKCSPASLATVGTLLLHHIYGRK